The window CTCTTAATTGTTCGGTCCTTCTTAGTTGTTCTAGACCAACTAATACTATGACCTCTGCTGACTTCTGACGGTTCAGCTACTTATCACTAAGTAGGTTATGAAGAGTACTTCACATATCCGCCAGACCTCCCCGGGTAAGTACATGCACTTTCACACCATCTATCCGCCTCATTTACTCGATATGACCTTCGACAGAAAGAGCTTTGTTTTGTTATGCAAACTCACTCAATCATACCTAGCCTTATATGAGGTTCGTGTTCCTCGGACCGGTGTTTTGCCTCCAGCTTCCTTCAGATTCCGCGTCACCACGGACACCCTTGCTCTTGGCTAACCTCTACTTCTGTCTTCGGGGTTCGGGACTTACACCCTATAGTTCATGTACATGCCGGGCGCACATAGATAAATGGACCTCATCCATCTAAGGTCCATTATTTTGCAAAAACAGCAAACATTTAACAGAGCCATTTAAAAAAAGAAATGAGAGTGTTACACGAATAAAAAATAGTAAACACTCGGAAAGGTTGCTTTTTCATTTAAACACCAACATGCTCTGAATGATGTTTGAGCCTTCATTCGGATATTTCCGGAAGTTCATTTTTGAAAGTGTGAATCTCCCAGTTCATTGGCTCAATGTATTGACTTGTATTGTACTCTTTATACACTCCATAGTGTTTTTATGATGATTGCATGAATAAAAAAGGGTGTCCCTCATTCAAATTCAGGACACCCTCACACTACTTATTTGCCAAGAAAAGAATTCAACATCCAAACATGTTTTTCTAATTTTTGATGAATGGAAAGCAGCATATCTCCCGTCGTGTCATCGCCCACTTCTGCGGCCAAGTCCATTCCTTCTTTTAATTCTTTTATTAAGATCGAGAAATCGTTTACGGTCGCCTGCACCATTTCTTCAGCGGTTTCCGTTCCTTCGGCTTCCTTCACACTAGCTACTTCCAAGCTTTCTTTCAACGTAGCGATCGGCTGACCGCCTAATGCCAGCAGTCGTTCTGCCAATTCATCAATGTTTTCGCTTGCTTCATTATAAAATTCTTCAAATTTTTCATGAAGGACAAAAAATTGCGAACCTTTTACATACCAATGGAAGTTATGTAATTTTGTGTAAAGCACTGTCCAATTGGCTACTTGCTTATTGACGATTTCCAATAATTTTTCCGACATTTTTATCACCCTCCACATTTATGTTGTTCCCATTTCCATTTTAAACTAAACATGGAACCTTGTCATTTTTTGTACCTCGATCTGGAATCATGATAAAATAAACCTATTGCTAGGGAGAGGTGTATCATGGGAAAAAAGTTTGCCATATTCTTTATCCGATTTTACCAAAAAGCGATATCTCCATTAAAACCTCCTTCTTGCCGATTTTATCCAACCTGCTCTCAGTACGGTTTAGAAGCGATAGAACGCTTCGGCGTCCTGAAAGGCGGAATGTTAACATTAAGACGAATCAGCAAATGCCATCCATTCCATCCCGGCGGCT of the Bacillus smithii genome contains:
- a CDS encoding Dps family protein, whose protein sequence is MSEKLLEIVNKQVANWTVLYTKLHNFHWYVKGSQFFVLHEKFEEFYNEASENIDELAERLLALGGQPIATLKESLEVASVKEAEGTETAEEMVQATVNDFSILIKELKEGMDLAAEVGDDTTGDMLLSIHQKLEKHVWMLNSFLGK
- the yidD gene encoding membrane protein insertion efficiency factor YidD, which encodes MGKKFAIFFIRFYQKAISPLKPPSCRFYPTCSQYGLEAIERFGVLKGGMLTLRRISKCHPFHPGGYDPVPEKWPQKKNDD